Proteins found in one Magnolia sinica isolate HGM2019 chromosome 5, MsV1, whole genome shotgun sequence genomic segment:
- the LOC131247014 gene encoding lysine-specific demethylase JMJ26-like — protein sequence MMLPAKAESLSGDLWEPEDASSSFKQKPLEFLFRHSFTLPGICDWEIFQVGENGYGFVPSYSSKPYGGLPSTLEIFPVIIVLYQEGKNHLLISLVRWNVAMMRNYTGVARMHCVYLSNNNCKASIMDFHRSCSNCSFDLCLSCCHEIRGGSLPGGIGAVTFNYINKGKAYVHGDKPVLGTTLSLLRNGNSLLPSLVALPEWKANDGNGSVPCPPKELGGCGACNLDLRCIFPLDWIQQLEISAEEIACSYDFPKMLDASSYCPFCIGMHDQEMGFDGKLREAAAREESYDNYLYCPSAKDLQGEDLKHFQQHWIKGQPVVVHNVLHDKSDLSWDPLVFFLPLLERNSTNHGNDMKSVKATDCLVWCEI from the exons ATGATGCTGCCTGCCAAAGCAGAGAGTTTAAGTGGGGACTTGTGGGAGCCAG AGGACGCCTCGTCTTCGTTCAAACAAAAGCCGCTGGAGTTCCTCTTTCGGCATTCATTTACATTGCCAGGAATTTGCGATTGGGAGATTTTTCAG GTTGGGGAGAACGGCTATGGATTTGTTCCTTCATATTCTTCAAAGCCATATGGAGG ACTTCCTTCAACCCTGGAGATTTTCCCGGTTATTATTGTTTTATATCAG GAGGGGAAAAACCATCTTCTAATCAGCCTCGTCAGGTGGAATGTGGCTATGATGAGAAACTATACTG GTGTTGCACGAATGCATTGTGTATATTTGAGCAATAACAACTGCAAAGCTTCCATCATGGATTTCCATAGAAGCTGCTCAAATTGTTCCTTTGACCTTTGCCTAAGTTGTTGTCATGAGATACGTGGAGGAAGCCTACCTGGAGGCATTGGAGCAGTTACATTCAACTACATAAATAAAGGGAAAGCTTATGTTCATGGTGACAAGCCTGTTTTGGGAACAACACTCTCTCTGTTAAGAAATGGTAATTCTCTGTTACCTTCTTTAGTTGCATTGCCCGAATGGAAAGCTAATGATGGCAATGGCAGCGTTCCTTGTCCTCCCAAGGAGCTCGGAGGTTGTGGCGCTTGCAATCTCGATTTGAGATGCATTTTCCCATTGGATTGGATACAGCAGCTGGAAATAAGTGCAGAAGAAATAGCTTGTAGTTATGACTTTCCTAAAATGTTAGATGCTTCTTCCTACTGTCCCTTTTGTATCGGCATGCATGATCAAGAAATGGGATTTGATGGGAAGTTGCGAGAAGCCGCTGCTAGAGAGGAGTCTTATGATAACTATTTATATTGTCCTAGTGCAAAGGATCTTCAGGGTGAAGATCTTAAACATTTTCAGCAGCATTGGATTAAGGGCCAGCCTGTTGTAGTACACAATGTGCTTCATGATAAATCTGATTTAAGCTGGGATCCTTTGGTattttttcttcctttgcttGAAAGGAATAGTACCAACCATGGGAATGATATGAAGTCAGTTAAAGCTACTGACTGCTTGGTTTGGTGTGAG ATTTGA